A part of Thermosphaera sp. genomic DNA contains:
- the thsB gene encoding thermosome subunit beta, translating to MAVEPTGIPVLILKEGTQRTAGRDALRTNIMAARAVAEMIKTTFGPKGMDKMLVDALGDVTITNDGATILDKAEIQHPAAKMLVQVAKSQDSEVGDGTKRAVVFSGELLKNAEELLAKNIHPTLIIAGYRRAMEEALNILYQIAEPISVDDEEALKKIAKTSLTSKAVHDAREYFAEMAVKAVRQVVELRGDKYYVDLDNVQIIKKYGGALLDSMLVYGVVLDKEVVHPGMPRRVSEAKIALLDAPLEIEKPEIDAEIRINDPSQLKAFLQQEEEILMKLVDKIVEVGANVVITQKGIDEVAQHFLAKKGILAVRRVKRSDLEKLERATGGRIVSNIDDLKPEDLGYAKLVEERKIGEDKMVFVEGCKNPRAVSIVIRGGLERLVDEAERSMRDALSAVADAIKDGRVVPGGGAVEIELAKHIRRLAMKVGGKEQLAIEAFAKSLEGLVVTLIENAGLDPVDMIMKLRAAHEKDDGKSIGVNVFGGDIADMKKMGVIEPVSVVANAIKAGTEASTIILRIDDLIAASKLEKGAEAGKKPGEEEKKEED from the coding sequence ATGGCTGTTGAACCAACTGGAATACCTGTATTAATACTTAAGGAGGGAACTCAGAGAACAGCTGGAAGAGATGCTTTGAGAACAAACATAATGGCTGCTAGGGCAGTCGCCGAGATGATAAAAACCACCTTCGGCCCCAAGGGCATGGATAAAATGCTCGTTGACGCCCTCGGAGACGTTACAATAACGAATGATGGAGCCACAATACTGGATAAGGCCGAGATACAGCACCCCGCTGCCAAGATGCTCGTGCAAGTCGCGAAAAGCCAGGACAGCGAGGTTGGAGATGGAACGAAGAGGGCTGTCGTGTTCTCCGGCGAGCTGTTGAAGAACGCCGAAGAGCTTCTCGCCAAGAACATCCACCCGACCCTGATAATAGCCGGCTACAGAAGGGCTATGGAGGAAGCCCTCAACATTCTGTACCAGATTGCCGAGCCGATAAGCGTTGACGACGAGGAGGCTTTGAAGAAGATTGCGAAGACTTCGTTAACCAGTAAAGCAGTTCACGATGCTAGAGAGTACTTCGCCGAGATGGCTGTTAAAGCCGTCAGGCAGGTGGTTGAGCTCAGAGGAGACAAATACTATGTTGACTTAGACAACGTTCAGATAATCAAGAAGTATGGTGGTGCGCTCTTAGACTCGATGCTGGTCTACGGAGTAGTCTTGGACAAGGAAGTAGTCCACCCCGGCATGCCCAGGAGAGTGAGCGAGGCAAAGATCGCGTTGCTGGACGCTCCTTTGGAGATTGAGAAGCCCGAGATCGATGCTGAGATAAGGATCAATGATCCAAGCCAGCTGAAAGCCTTCCTGCAACAAGAAGAAGAGATATTGATGAAGCTCGTCGACAAGATCGTTGAAGTCGGAGCAAACGTAGTGATAACTCAGAAGGGTATTGACGAAGTAGCCCAGCACTTCCTCGCTAAGAAGGGCATTCTAGCGGTGAGAAGAGTCAAGAGGAGCGATCTCGAGAAGCTTGAGAGGGCCACCGGCGGCAGGATCGTGAGCAATATCGACGACTTGAAGCCCGAGGACCTGGGCTACGCGAAGCTCGTGGAGGAGAGGAAGATTGGAGAAGACAAGATGGTTTTCGTAGAGGGGTGCAAGAACCCGAGAGCCGTCAGCATAGTGATAAGGGGAGGGCTGGAGAGGCTGGTCGATGAAGCCGAGAGAAGCATGAGAGACGCGTTGTCAGCCGTAGCTGATGCGATAAAGGATGGGCGCGTCGTCCCGGGCGGTGGAGCAGTAGAGATCGAGCTCGCTAAACACATAAGAAGGCTCGCAATGAAGGTTGGCGGCAAGGAGCAGTTGGCGATTGAGGCTTTCGCGAAGTCGTTGGAGGGTCTCGTAGTAACCCTCATCGAGAACGCTGGGCTAGACCCCGTCGACATGATAATGAAGCTTAGAGCCGCTCACGAGAAGGACGATGGCAAGTCGATAGGAGTCAACGTCTTCGGAGGAGACATAGCCGATATGAAGAAGATGGGCGTTATCGAGCCAGTGAGCGTGGTAGCGAACGCCATAAAGGCTGGCACAGAAGCCTCTACGATAATCTTGAGAATCGACGACTTGATAGCGGCCAGCAAGCTGGAGAAGGGCGCTGAAGCCGGTAAGAAGCCTGGAGAAGAAGAAAAGAAGGAAGAAGACTAA
- a CDS encoding dolichol kinase, which translates to MTGGLSTDVLIRETIYTTILFIWVLIVVIPLTKITYDAMIKRGVTHIKAVYYNRKIIHILAGGVVSILIPLLGYSTPVTIIPMLVLLFLATYIPHKTGRLFYWFQDPDNINEVNFVIMWGLVMIASWVVFRDWAYGVVPVAFMSFGDGVTGIVRNALYNRRNKSWFGNLAMAVVTVPVGQIVLGLPGALAGLIASIVEHFEIHSKIDDNITVPLVSFLIILGFRFFGV; encoded by the coding sequence ATGACAGGGGGATTGTCAACAGATGTGTTAATAAGGGAGACGATTTACACGACAATCCTATTCATATGGGTATTGATCGTTGTAATACCTCTAACGAAAATCACATACGATGCAATGATCAAGAGAGGCGTAACCCATATTAAAGCAGTATATTATAACAGGAAGATAATACACATACTTGCGGGAGGCGTAGTATCCATACTCATACCCCTCCTCGGGTACTCAACACCTGTAACGATAATACCGATGCTGGTGCTACTGTTTCTCGCCACGTACATACCGCATAAAACCGGTAGGCTCTTCTACTGGTTCCAGGACCCTGACAACATTAACGAGGTCAACTTCGTGATAATGTGGGGACTTGTCATGATTGCATCATGGGTTGTTTTCCGAGACTGGGCGTACGGTGTTGTACCAGTAGCCTTCATGTCTTTCGGCGATGGCGTGACGGGGATAGTGAGGAATGCATTATATAATAGGAGGAACAAATCGTGGTTCGGCAATCTAGCAATGGCGGTCGTCACCGTGCCGGTTGGACAAATCGTACTAGGATTGCCTGGAGCTCTTGCGGGACTCATCGCGAGCATTGTAGAGCATTTTGAAATACACAGCAAAATCGATGACAACATAACCGTTCCCTTGGTGAGCTTCCTGATAATCCTAGGGTTCAGGTTTTTCGGAGTCTAA
- a CDS encoding FAD-dependent oxidoreductase — translation MSAKFRVTGLSAVRTSPMLEDKYETIVVGGGPAGLTAALYSARYGHKTLLVTKLLGGNITEAPLVDDYIGIPDITGNDLADKFVKHVKKYNVPIVIDEITDVSRKPEENLWCVRLRDARREVCAHAIILAVGSEKKKLNVPGEKELVGKGVSYCATCDGPLFKGKVVAVVGGGNAALTSAIYLSKIASKVYLIHRRSEFRAFNVYVEAARNTPNISMLLDTVVTEVIGKEKVEAVRVLNKVEGREEVIPVDGLFVEIGLQPPVEFFKKIGLELDETGRAKVNVDRSTNLPGIFVAGDAAGGPFKYRFEQIITAAADGAIAADAACKYICALKQGKR, via the coding sequence ATGAGTGCTAAGTTCAGGGTCACAGGATTGTCCGCGGTTCGAACCAGCCCTATGTTGGAGGATAAGTATGAAACCATAGTGGTTGGAGGAGGTCCGGCGGGTTTAACGGCAGCCTTGTACAGTGCGAGATACGGTCATAAAACCCTCCTCGTCACAAAGCTCCTAGGGGGGAACATTACTGAGGCCCCACTGGTGGATGATTACATAGGAATACCTGATATAACTGGGAACGACCTCGCAGATAAGTTTGTCAAGCACGTGAAAAAGTATAATGTCCCAATAGTAATCGACGAGATCACGGACGTGTCCCGTAAGCCGGAGGAGAACTTGTGGTGCGTCCGTTTAAGGGATGCCAGGAGGGAGGTTTGCGCGCATGCAATCATCCTCGCAGTAGGTTCGGAGAAGAAGAAGCTGAACGTCCCGGGAGAGAAGGAGCTTGTCGGCAAAGGCGTATCCTACTGTGCAACATGCGATGGCCCGTTGTTCAAGGGTAAGGTTGTCGCAGTAGTTGGAGGCGGTAACGCTGCTTTAACATCAGCAATATACCTGTCCAAGATCGCTTCGAAAGTATACTTGATTCACAGGAGGAGCGAGTTCAGAGCTTTCAACGTCTACGTTGAAGCAGCCCGCAACACCCCAAACATTTCAATGCTCCTCGATACAGTGGTTACAGAGGTCATTGGAAAGGAGAAAGTTGAAGCAGTAAGAGTGTTAAACAAGGTTGAGGGCAGAGAGGAGGTTATCCCCGTAGACGGGTTATTCGTCGAGATAGGGCTACAACCACCTGTTGAATTCTTCAAGAAGATTGGTCTAGAGCTGGATGAAACGGGCAGAGCGAAAGTCAACGTGGACAGGAGCACTAACCTGCCGGGCATATTCGTGGCTGGTGATGCAGCGGGAGGGCCCTTTAAGTACAGGTTTGAACAGATAATAACAGCGGCTGCTGACGGCGCAATAGCTGCTGACGCGGCGTGTAAATACATCTGCGCGCTTAAGCAAGGGAAACGGTAA
- a CDS encoding DNA cytosine methyltransferase: MRSRLRKYTVVDLFSGAGGFSLGFHLTNRFETLLAVDNYNPAGLTYKLNFPRVRVLLEDVKDLNASLLRKILGDTRIDVLIGSPPCEPYTGANPRRERIPLDRLYKDPAGQLTLHYIRILGILQPRVFVMENVPAIVEDGLKDALRREFERVGYGEVYFNILEAEKYGTPSHRRRMFVSNIKIEPEPSPAKITVEEALRDLPPPGNYPPNHEMPKEPSARKIKKMSRLDWGEAMIRYQGAEKELPNLIRLHPKKIAPTVLGSSRFIHPYENRFLTVREQARLMGFPDSFIFTGGRDDQYNMIGEAVPVPLAKAIGLYVARKLDEEGGY, encoded by the coding sequence GTGAGGAGTAGGTTGAGAAAGTATACCGTCGTAGACTTATTCTCCGGAGCTGGAGGATTCTCGCTGGGCTTCCATCTCACGAATAGGTTTGAAACCCTCTTAGCAGTCGACAACTACAACCCGGCGGGATTGACATACAAGCTCAACTTTCCTAGGGTAAGGGTACTATTAGAGGATGTTAAAGACTTGAATGCTTCATTGCTGAGGAAAATTCTCGGGGACACGAGGATCGACGTCCTGATAGGTAGTCCCCCCTGCGAGCCCTACACGGGGGCAAACCCTAGGCGGGAGCGCATCCCTTTAGACAGGCTTTACAAGGATCCAGCAGGTCAGCTGACTCTACACTACATCAGGATCCTCGGAATACTCCAGCCCCGGGTCTTCGTAATGGAGAACGTTCCAGCTATCGTGGAGGATGGTTTGAAAGACGCGTTGAGGAGGGAGTTCGAGAGAGTTGGCTACGGGGAGGTGTATTTTAACATTCTTGAAGCCGAGAAGTATGGGACGCCGAGCCATAGGAGGAGGATGTTCGTATCCAATATTAAGATCGAGCCGGAGCCGTCGCCGGCTAAGATAACGGTGGAAGAAGCCCTGAGGGACCTGCCGCCCCCCGGTAATTACCCTCCGAACCACGAAATGCCGAAGGAGCCTTCTGCGAGGAAGATCAAGAAGATGAGTCGCCTCGACTGGGGTGAGGCAATGATCCGCTATCAGGGCGCGGAGAAGGAGTTGCCGAACCTGATACGCCTCCACCCGAAGAAAATAGCTCCCACGGTCCTAGGCTCCTCCCGTTTCATACACCCCTATGAGAACAGGTTTTTAACGGTTAGAGAGCAGGCAAGGCTGATGGGGTTTCCCGACTCTTTTATCTTCACTGGAGGAAGGGATGATCAGTACAATATGATAGGTGAGGCTGTGCCAGTACCGCTCGCCAAGGCGATAGGTTTATACGTTGCGAGAAAACTGGATGAAGAAGGGGGATATTAG
- the ahcY gene encoding adenosylhomocysteinase, which translates to MNYRVKDLELAREGSLKIEWAENHMPVLMLLRRRHREHKPFRNLKIGAVLHVTKETAVLVKAFKDAGAEVLLAGSNPLSTQDDVAASLVEYGVRVYAWRGQTPEEYYWCLRKIAEERPDIVLDDGADLHALLHAEYPGVAGEVIGGTEETTTGVNRLVAMEKEGVLKYPVIAVNNAYTKHMFDNRYGTGQSTFDGILRATNILVAGKIVVVAGYGWVGKGIAERARGLGARRVIVVEVDPIRALEAVHDGFEVMKMIEAAPLGDIFVTATGNKAVIRGEHFELMKDGAILANAGHFNVEIWIPDLEKMSVGKRAIRSNVEEYRLRDGRRLYLLAEGRLVNLAAAEGHPSEVMDMSFANQFLAVKYLVENRGKLPSRVMNPPIETDRMVARLKLEAMGISIDVLTPEQEEYLKSWKAGT; encoded by the coding sequence TTGAACTATCGGGTAAAGGATTTGGAATTGGCTCGAGAGGGAAGCCTTAAGATCGAATGGGCTGAGAACCACATGCCAGTTTTAATGCTCCTCAGGAGGAGGCACCGCGAGCATAAGCCGTTTAGAAACCTCAAGATAGGAGCAGTTCTCCACGTCACCAAGGAGACAGCAGTACTCGTTAAGGCTTTCAAGGATGCTGGCGCCGAAGTCCTGCTTGCAGGGAGCAATCCACTGTCGACGCAGGATGACGTGGCCGCCTCCCTCGTCGAGTACGGTGTAAGGGTTTATGCTTGGAGGGGGCAAACCCCGGAGGAGTACTACTGGTGTCTCCGCAAGATAGCTGAAGAACGCCCCGATATAGTACTTGACGATGGCGCTGACCTGCACGCCCTACTTCACGCTGAATACCCTGGTGTTGCCGGAGAAGTCATCGGCGGCACGGAGGAGACTACGACCGGCGTCAACAGGCTCGTAGCAATGGAGAAGGAGGGGGTTCTCAAGTACCCGGTCATAGCCGTAAATAATGCTTACACGAAGCACATGTTCGATAACAGGTACGGCACGGGGCAGAGCACGTTCGACGGCATATTGAGGGCTACGAACATCCTGGTGGCAGGCAAGATTGTGGTTGTCGCCGGGTATGGATGGGTTGGGAAAGGAATTGCCGAGAGGGCGCGGGGGCTGGGCGCTAGGAGAGTAATAGTGGTTGAAGTCGACCCTATACGGGCTCTCGAAGCAGTTCACGACGGTTTCGAAGTCATGAAAATGATCGAGGCTGCGCCGCTGGGAGACATATTTGTAACCGCTACTGGGAACAAAGCTGTGATCAGGGGGGAGCACTTCGAGCTGATGAAGGATGGAGCCATACTTGCAAACGCGGGCCACTTCAACGTTGAGATATGGATACCCGACCTGGAGAAAATGTCCGTCGGGAAGAGAGCGATTAGAAGCAACGTGGAGGAGTACAGGCTGAGGGATGGGAGAAGGCTCTACCTGCTCGCCGAAGGGCGCTTGGTCAACCTCGCAGCCGCGGAGGGACATCCCAGCGAGGTAATGGATATGAGCTTCGCAAACCAGTTCCTAGCCGTTAAATACCTCGTCGAGAACAGGGGTAAACTGCCCTCGAGAGTGATGAATCCTCCGATAGAAACCGATAGAATGGTGGCTCGCCTCAAGCTGGAGGCGATGGGGATATCGATCGATGTTTTGACGCCTGAGCAGGAGGAGTATTTGAAATCCTGGAAAGCGGGTACGTGA
- a CDS encoding transcription factor TFIIE — protein MTERSLLCLVIKLSRKRSGKDDTLISLTREMIAKTYGDIALQLFDYMMNNDGYVAEETLTKDTGVKSNEGRRILQKMSEEAIVVPGKLKTKDSTLHIWVLNRVAFKSFILNRLKKARERLEARLIFERENIIYECPVCGRRYSFDEAYLNDFKCMNDGADLLESNNEEILSLLEAKIKQLDEKIAELSEE, from the coding sequence ATGACCGAGCGGTCTTTGTTGTGCCTGGTGATAAAACTGTCGAGAAAGAGAAGCGGCAAGGACGACACACTGATAAGTTTGACGAGGGAGATGATTGCTAAAACATACGGAGACATAGCTCTACAGTTATTCGATTACATGATGAATAACGATGGCTACGTCGCAGAGGAAACCCTCACTAAGGACACCGGTGTCAAGTCGAACGAGGGAAGGAGGATCCTTCAGAAAATGTCTGAGGAAGCCATAGTGGTGCCCGGCAAACTGAAGACGAAGGATTCCACCCTTCACATCTGGGTTTTAAACAGAGTAGCATTCAAGAGTTTTATCCTCAACAGGCTGAAGAAAGCCAGGGAGAGGCTTGAGGCAAGGCTGATTTTCGAGAGGGAAAACATCATCTATGAGTGCCCTGTCTGCGGGAGGAGATACTCGTTCGATGAAGCGTACTTAAACGACTTCAAATGCATGAACGACGGAGCCGACCTTCTCGAGTCTAATAACGAGGAGATCTTGTCCCTGCTTGAGGCCAAGATAAAACAGCTTGACGAGAAAATAGCGGAGCTGAGTGAGGAGTAG
- a CDS encoding DNA polymerase II, with amino-acid sequence MLLDFYLLDVSYEIVSQEPHIIIWGISRDGKRILLRDRRFRPYFYAILRQASQPDAVARRITALSEAASPLIRVEPVEKKYFGKPVTALKIVTVIPEYVRRYREKVKQVPEVLEVVEADIRFSLRYVLDHHLRPCGWHRAEVEARVKNPQYRVEEEYEVVGEITPLDDWSTPRLRILAFDIEVYNETGSPKPERDPVIIIGVLTSEGLFKQFLAEGMSDKHAIMEFAKFIQSYDPDIIVGYNSNRFDWQYLLERARVLGVRLDVGRKKDSPPSTSTYGHVSITGRLNVDLYDYAEEIPEIKIKSLDIVADYLGVMKRESRVLIDYMEFPKYWNDPSKRSILLKYNEDDVRSTMGLSEKFLPFAMQLSNITRLPLDQVGAASVGNRLEWFLMHEALQSNELTPNREEKEAETYKGAVVLSPLKGIHEDIVVLDFTSMYPNIMIKYNVGPDTIEKTTSCSPNNHNIAPEVGHCFRREPPGFFKNVLSMLLDVRRRLREELKKYPPESLEYRVLDERQRAVKILANAAYGYMGWLGARWYCRECAEAVTAWGRSMITRVITKAREIGLKVVYGDTDSLFVENNPSRVKELMEYVEKELGFDIKIDKIYERVFFTEAKKRYAGLLKDGRVDIVGFEAVRGDWTELAKEVQENITSILLREKNVDKAVEYVKTVISSLMQSKIPIEKLVIWKTLTKRIEEYDVESPHVAAARKLERKGLRVDVGDKIGFVVVKGPGKISERAEPFNFVKDPRLLDVNYYIEHQVIPAALRVLEYFGVTENDLKRVASTAGKRSLFDYLGKQ; translated from the coding sequence ATGCTGCTCGATTTCTACCTGTTGGATGTGAGTTATGAAATAGTTTCTCAGGAACCCCACATCATAATTTGGGGGATCAGTAGAGATGGGAAGAGGATACTTTTAAGGGACAGGCGCTTTAGACCATACTTCTACGCTATCCTGCGCCAGGCGTCCCAGCCCGATGCCGTCGCGAGGAGGATCACTGCATTATCTGAAGCGGCTTCACCGCTGATCAGAGTGGAGCCGGTTGAGAAGAAGTACTTTGGAAAACCTGTCACCGCGTTGAAGATCGTTACTGTAATTCCCGAGTATGTGAGGAGGTATAGGGAGAAGGTTAAGCAGGTGCCCGAGGTGTTGGAAGTCGTTGAAGCAGACATCAGGTTCAGCCTGAGATACGTACTCGACCATCATTTAAGGCCTTGCGGGTGGCATAGGGCTGAAGTAGAGGCGAGGGTTAAGAATCCTCAGTATAGAGTCGAAGAAGAGTATGAAGTGGTCGGGGAGATAACGCCCCTCGACGACTGGTCGACCCCTAGGCTCAGGATACTTGCATTCGACATTGAAGTCTACAACGAGACGGGGAGCCCTAAACCCGAGAGAGACCCCGTGATCATCATAGGGGTTTTAACAAGCGAGGGCTTGTTCAAACAGTTCCTTGCCGAGGGAATGAGCGACAAGCACGCGATAATGGAGTTCGCTAAATTCATACAATCGTACGACCCCGATATCATTGTAGGCTACAATAGCAACAGGTTTGATTGGCAATACCTACTTGAGAGGGCTCGCGTCCTAGGAGTTAGGCTTGACGTGGGGAGGAAGAAGGACTCACCTCCATCGACGAGCACGTATGGTCACGTATCAATCACCGGGAGGCTGAATGTCGACCTTTACGATTACGCGGAGGAGATACCTGAGATTAAGATAAAAAGCCTGGATATTGTCGCCGACTACTTAGGGGTTATGAAGAGGGAGTCGAGGGTTTTAATAGACTACATGGAGTTCCCGAAGTACTGGAACGATCCCTCGAAGAGAAGCATTCTGCTAAAGTATAATGAAGACGATGTCCGCTCGACAATGGGGTTATCGGAGAAGTTCCTGCCCTTCGCGATGCAGTTATCGAATATTACGAGGCTTCCCCTAGACCAGGTTGGAGCCGCCAGCGTTGGAAACAGGCTTGAATGGTTCCTAATGCATGAAGCGCTTCAGAGCAACGAGTTGACCCCGAACAGGGAGGAGAAGGAGGCTGAAACGTATAAGGGGGCCGTAGTTTTATCGCCTTTGAAAGGAATACACGAGGACATCGTAGTCCTCGATTTCACAAGCATGTATCCCAACATCATGATCAAGTACAACGTTGGTCCAGACACTATTGAAAAAACCACCAGTTGCTCTCCTAACAACCACAACATTGCCCCGGAGGTTGGACACTGCTTCAGGAGGGAGCCTCCCGGCTTCTTCAAGAACGTATTGTCAATGCTCCTCGACGTTAGGAGGCGGTTGAGGGAGGAGTTGAAGAAATATCCCCCTGAAAGCTTGGAGTACAGGGTTCTCGACGAGAGGCAGCGAGCAGTGAAAATACTGGCGAACGCTGCATACGGCTATATGGGCTGGCTTGGAGCCAGATGGTATTGCCGCGAGTGCGCTGAAGCCGTAACTGCTTGGGGCAGGTCTATGATTACAAGAGTGATAACCAAGGCCAGGGAGATTGGTTTGAAAGTGGTATACGGGGACACTGACTCCTTGTTCGTTGAAAACAACCCATCCAGGGTCAAGGAGCTTATGGAGTATGTTGAGAAAGAACTAGGCTTCGATATAAAGATCGACAAGATCTACGAGAGGGTGTTCTTCACAGAGGCCAAGAAAAGGTACGCGGGCCTCTTAAAGGATGGCCGAGTAGACATCGTAGGGTTTGAAGCAGTTAGAGGCGATTGGACGGAGCTTGCTAAAGAAGTCCAGGAAAACATTACCAGCATACTGTTGAGGGAGAAGAATGTTGACAAGGCCGTCGAATACGTGAAAACCGTTATATCTAGCCTAATGCAAAGTAAGATCCCCATCGAGAAGCTAGTGATATGGAAGACTTTGACGAAGAGGATTGAAGAATACGATGTAGAATCCCCCCATGTAGCTGCCGCTCGAAAACTAGAGAGGAAGGGCTTAAGAGTAGATGTTGGAGACAAGATCGGTTTCGTCGTAGTCAAGGGCCCCGGCAAGATATCGGAGAGGGCTGAGCCATTCAACTTTGTCAAAGACCCAAGGCTTTTAGACGTCAACTACTATATTGAGCATCAAGTGATTCCTGCAGCCCTGAGAGTCCTCGAGTACTTTGGAGTTACGGAGAACGATTTGAAAAGAGTCGCGTCAACCGCCGGTAAGAGGAGTTTATTCGACTACTTGGGCAAACAGTGA
- a CDS encoding RecB-family nuclease translates to MYVVLYSPTGIHKVVEFLKTMYLYESFTPVIVKPIGAAAQIGIPEAHKIAFKTGKPLIVLPELSDVSKVLGANPVYYLSEDGEEKDFEEVFAANTSAAAVLNAGDVEPSRRELEGVKMVWIKKFPRGLPSSALSGIIVYNALLSKTTR, encoded by the coding sequence GTGTACGTAGTGCTCTACTCGCCGACGGGCATTCACAAGGTCGTAGAGTTCTTGAAGACAATGTACCTCTACGAATCCTTTACCCCAGTGATAGTTAAACCCATCGGCGCTGCAGCCCAGATAGGTATTCCCGAGGCCCATAAAATAGCGTTCAAAACCGGGAAGCCGTTGATAGTGCTCCCCGAGCTCTCAGATGTCTCCAAGGTCCTCGGCGCTAACCCTGTTTACTACTTGAGCGAGGATGGAGAGGAGAAGGATTTCGAGGAAGTCTTCGCGGCAAACACCAGCGCGGCGGCTGTCCTGAACGCAGGGGATGTCGAGCCGAGTAGGAGAGAGCTTGAGGGTGTTAAGATGGTGTGGATTAAAAAGTTTCCCAGGGGACTTCCCTCCTCAGCCCTCTCCGGTATTATAGTTTACAATGCACTATTATCGAAAACTACCAGGTAA
- a CDS encoding aldo/keto reductase codes for MEYTTLGWTDLKVSRLGLGTWQYSEAWGLTDYEKAKQVVAKAVELGINFFDTAMVYGRGLSEEFLGKALKEVGVKRDEVIIATKIPGDFLNPDDIFKAVDKSLKRLGVDSIDLLQLHWPPCWHNFPTTAYAKTLERLVLLGKVKYVGVSNYPVVLIEELRSSFSFTDIVSMQYRFNLAERWAEEELIPYAEANDLTFIPWSPLAKGALTGKYTLETLPEFKDVRSTEAVFHPDNMAKLEKLINTIKEVAGKYGKKPSQVVLNWMLKYSPVMLPIPGAKTPEQVEELAGAVGWEMSYDDWRLIDRESRAVKISYVTW; via the coding sequence GTGGAGTACACGACTCTCGGTTGGACCGATCTAAAAGTCTCGAGACTAGGGCTGGGGACGTGGCAGTACAGTGAAGCATGGGGGTTAACCGACTACGAGAAGGCAAAGCAGGTTGTCGCCAAGGCCGTCGAACTAGGAATAAACTTCTTCGACACTGCAATGGTATATGGGAGAGGGCTGAGCGAAGAATTCCTCGGCAAGGCTCTCAAGGAGGTTGGAGTTAAGAGAGACGAAGTCATAATAGCCACGAAAATACCCGGCGACTTCCTAAACCCCGATGATATTTTCAAGGCAGTTGATAAATCCTTGAAGAGGCTGGGGGTTGACTCCATCGATCTTCTCCAGCTACACTGGCCTCCGTGCTGGCACAATTTCCCAACAACGGCGTATGCTAAAACGCTCGAGAGGCTGGTCCTCCTGGGTAAGGTGAAGTACGTTGGAGTCAGCAACTATCCCGTGGTGTTGATCGAGGAATTAAGGTCCAGTTTCTCCTTCACGGACATCGTGAGCATGCAGTACAGGTTCAACCTAGCCGAGCGTTGGGCTGAGGAGGAGCTCATACCTTATGCTGAGGCAAACGATTTGACTTTCATACCTTGGAGCCCGCTGGCGAAGGGGGCTCTCACTGGGAAATACACGCTGGAGACGTTGCCGGAGTTTAAGGATGTTAGGAGCACTGAAGCAGTTTTCCACCCGGACAACATGGCTAAACTAGAGAAGCTAATCAACACTATAAAGGAGGTCGCAGGCAAGTACGGTAAAAAGCCCTCCCAAGTCGTGTTGAACTGGATGCTCAAGTATAGTCCAGTGATGCTTCCAATACCCGGTGCTAAAACGCCCGAGCAGGTTGAGGAATTAGCCGGGGCTGTCGGCTGGGAGATGTCCTACGACGACTGGAGGCTAATAGACAGGGAGAGCAGGGCCGTTAAAATATCCTATGTTACCTGGTAG